TGGTCGGACCCTAAAAGCCGACATGAAGGTTGGGGCAAAACATGCCATGAAAATGGGGTTCCTTTCATGAGCGTAACTCCGTGAGACCTCAACAAATCCGGACATTTGAGGTGTCGGATAGAGGCAGCGAGACGAAATCGACTGAACAAGCGCTAACAAAATGATTATCATCTCTAACAAAGTAGTGGTATAAACAAATGCAGCAATTACAACAACCATTATTAAAATAATCTATGATCAAATTCATACACACagctttttttgcaaatctcaagATTATTGTCACATGAGTTCTGTAGCTGGTGTAATCTTCACGCCCAGCGATATATTATAACATGCAATGAAATTGAAGAGTGttactgatttaaaaaaaaaaaaaaaaagtttactaaCGAACATATTAATCGTGGATTGCAGAAAACTGTGTcatattttttctcaaattcagtttttcatatagtttcaatattcatacataggcctTTCAATTGCGCAGAAACTCCGTACGTCCAATTCTCACTGTACATTTTACTGCGGCAGTAAATTACAGTGAACTGCAGGATCACAAGTACAGGACACGTGGAATATTTAGAGACcaaaatttttttctgttcactttcctttgtttctttgttttgtaaggaatttgaagaattagatataataatcctataattttccatttttgaatgtTTGTGTTTTTTCCAATGTCTAGgtttaaatgcatatttaaaaTAGTTTATATGCATATTTAAAGTAGTTTATAAGATAAAAAATTGTTCTCCGTCTTTTTGGCATAGAAATTgttttaaatcaataaaataattgtcacCAGTCATGAATTGCAGAAAACTCATAAATCCAAGCAATTCATATTTTTTTCCCAGACCatactaaagaaagaagtaacaaatataaattaaactcgggaggaaattaaacgcagaataaatatggcaattgcctgttattatttggctgagaagcttttgtcatctagtctgctgtcaaaaaatctgaaagttagaattgataaaacagttatattactgtttgttctgcatggttgtgaaactttgactctcactttgagagaggaacagagattaaaaaacagttatattaccgtttgttctgcatggttgtgaaacttggactctcactttgagagaggaacagagattaagagtgtttgagaataaggtgcttaggaaaataattggggctaagagggatgaaggagaatggagaaagttacacaacacagaactgcacgtattgtattctttaccggaataattaggaacattaaatagagacgtttgagatgagcagggcatgtagcacgtatggacgaattcagaaatgcatatagagcgatagttgggaggccagagggaaaaagacctttgagaacgccgaacgtagatggaaggataatattaaaatggatttgagggaggtgggatatgatgatagagactggagtaatcttgcagaggataggaaccgaggcgagcttatgtgagggcggcaatgaacctcagggttccttaaaaccgtaagtaagtaagatactaAAGAAAGACATTCAAGCTCAAGTGTGTCAAACACTATATCTcattatgttttaataaaaaaaatagtcattttaaaaCACCAAACGCTTTCAAGATAATCAATATCTTGTGTCTTCTGGAAAATGTATATTCTATTGGACATCCAGATTTTCTGAAATTCACTATTCgtaaacttaacaaaataattcTGAGGACATTCTtttaatatgataaaatataataataatctaagACTCCAATTTTAAGTCATAGCTTTGTACAATTTAGGCAAGCAATTCAGTTAAGGAACCGGCAGCGTTATTTTTACTTGTACAGTATAATCTTTATTCTTGATGCGCATACTTCTGAGATAGAATTATTTGTAGCTATTGCATATGAGCACAAACCGCCCAGTAGTAAACAGAAAATGGTCCAGGGACAGACAAACAGAATATCCTAGTTACTACTTTTCTGTGTTAGAATCGTAGAAAAGACATATTGCATTtctgtaaaaaatctgaaaactgATGTTTTATGCTTTCTATATTTCATGTGAGAACATTATAagtttattcttaaatattataaacatccttcaaataaacctcggaatgggactgattctctggcacgactatagcaaagacctttagggaggccgagacgtagatgggaagataatattaaaatgaatttgagggaggtgggatatgatgatagagaatggattaatcttgctcaggatagggaccaatggcgggcttatgtgagggcggcaatgaacctccgggttccttaaaagccagtaagtaagtaagtaatattataaaCAAGAATGAATGACTTCGATAAGCTTTTGATCAGCCTATATTGTTTGCGTTTCACTAGAATGCACTTTCACCTTCTTTTCTAAGATAACACCGGTTTTTGTATATTGGGGTTGCTGGCTTAGGTAGTGTGTTCATTTCTCTCTACGCCATTTTACTTCGTTACTTCATCGATAACAACAACAGGTCTTAGGCTTCTCGATCTGTTCCGGTCtcaaattaagaaaaatgatATTTCCATCTCTTTGGTGGAAGCTGTAATCTCTTCCCTTTCGGTttgtgttttagtatctgtttCGGAATCCGGTGGTCTCCCATTCTTTGAATATGTTCAAAGTAagttttttgttaatatttcacttttcaacttaaattaataattatattcagTTCCTTTCTAATGTCTACTTTTTTATCTCTTCTCTTATAACCTGCCACTGCTCTTGGCATTCACaatttgtgacggtgtcgtgtaaagttcctggggtagctcagtcgatagagcattcatgcgctaaacGAAGGgtgccgggatcgatacccggccctggaacagtttttccttgaagttattcaaacctgcttcacagggagctactacctgaaagccagatttgcctAATATAAACTTTGTACGGATCTCAGAAAGTGCTTAGGGAGACATGTCTCTTCTAAAATTTGCCACAATATGTTTCTATTTACACTCTCGAATGCTTTTGTATAATCCACGATACAATCGTCACTACTGGCGGACtaggtcacacaggtcaggccgcgaaATCATAACAcccaacacttccttcttatcgtGACGCGCTatactccgtcttaaaacacaatattcttccacacgtcccattactaaccactacgtctctTTACTAAATAATGtcatgatgacatattttcttgacatgagtgtccctcagcttcgagcacaaataatattttcattcttcctcttccctattcccctcctatgcacatttgtgattaaatttcattcttatgagtttatgacgcaacacacagctcgctcactagccaaacaatgaaaaacaggggccattaacgctgaatcgaacATGGCTAAGTTgcattatttcctttttttaattaattgggTCATTGTAAAAACGTATCTATAGTTGACCGGCCTTTTTCGGAAAcaatttgttgttcttgtaacattaattcaactattttatttgttgtatgAGATAATACCGTACTCTTTTGTACATTTTATAAGCTGTGTTTAACAAGGTTATAATAACCTTGTAATCTGAACATTCGTTTctattagagatgggtaaaaaaacctggaacagtttatttgaaactgtttcacaattgaaactgtttcgatacgaaacagtttcgtgatataacctgttccaactatTCCAAAGaatgttacactgctccagtgatcacttcaacgttccacatggttcaaAGAGATCAACAGTTcaatttataaacagttttcctcttctttgttgcttgcaaaggccacgtgtagcgctatcttcgacctccaatcgaaagtagatacaaatattatccatgttccacacggccttcgtgcaacagtagccaatgtaggatcgcgcaatttaataaaattgtacgaatcaaattctctAACAAATCTCCTAATTATTAGCAGCCCATTGAtgtatgttcatggtgccctaacatagtgttaattattaatataccgcgaaaaatatcatcggctaaatgtttttttttttgcgttatttttactaaaatcaatttattttgaattgcagttatttactgtacccttaacagtaacctacgaaaaataactttcgttatcataatacactgaacagctgatttaaagacgattcaagggcttttAAGTATGTTCCCGAAGtagatgagaagttgaaacagtcggaacacttggaacagttggtactgatgttgtaaacacagtcttatgaaactgtttctttgaaactgttattttggaacagctacgttcatgaaacagttacagtcgaaactgtttcttaaaaagaacagtttatcctaTCTCTAGTTTCTATTACCTTTTTTAAACATGGGGCATGTTAGAGCATCTTTGCATTCATCTTGGATCCTCTGTTacttaaagttaaaatttttcaattCTCTATAACAGTTTTATGTCTTTGTTCTATCTTTTATGGCCTGTTAAAACTTATCCACTCTTAACAATTTCATATTAGCTTCATGTATATGGAGACAGAGTTCTTGTTAAGGTTCAGTACCATTATTCGTCAAAGTGTATTAGATTGTAAGACGAGCGAGCAAGTAAACATTATCGTAggctaagaatgaaaacctcgtatctcaattttttcaaacaatttttttttttttaaatcgaaagATAACTTCGTAACCCATCCATAAAGGATGTAGAAACAACTGTTTCAGTAATCTGATGCACTTTTCTGACAAAGTATCAAACATGAAAATAATTTGTGATTACGATTACATATCAGACGTCTATCATTTTCCCGTTCAATGCTAATAGGCTATTGCTTACATAACAATTAAACATACTAGTattaaaaaacataattaaaaataaattgactaTAAACTGCAAAATACACCATTAAGCACATTAATAAGATTCTTCGCTTTTCTTTTCTACAAATAATACTTCTATAATTTTTAattccatttgaatgaaataaattattttttcattaaagtcTTAGCAATACTGATTGCATTATTACTCATTCTGTCGGTATCTTTTAAAGCTGCCTTTATATTTGAATATAATTCGCATGGAGAAATTAGTGCAGTGCAATGAAGCGCTAAAGCATTCAATCCAGGTTTCTTAGTATTGGTGTTAACAATACATACGTCAAAAAAAGTAAAATAGATCAGGTACAATAATTGAAGTTTCATAAAGTGTAAAGTTTAATTGGTAAACATTCAGTACATCACCGCCACTTCGTAGCAatgccatattgtatttttggttcaggGAAAACACCACTCGTCCATTATGGAAACGTGAGTATTaatccctggaccaaaaatacaatatggcgTTACTACGAAGTGGCGGTGATGTGCTTAACAgtgaatgataaatttaacttcatataaCAGTAAATCGTATAAGTGCATGTGCAGGCGCGTCTTCGGATGTTTCAGAAAATATGTCGGTGTGATCAGATATTCAAAGATAGTCAGTTGGTGTTAATAGATATTTTAGACTCCTCTTCGTGGGAAATCAGCATTTGCAAGTTTTTAAATTACTCTACACATAAATCTTGAATAGTATGTTGcattgaaaattttctttatttagccctttattattactttatttaattccttgatgtcaaaaatatgaaatttgtagTTATTAGCGGAGGGAATcggttgttaaaaaattagagtGACACCACtggttacataggcctaatagaaaaagaaagatcacaagtaggcctaaaagttgtgggtttaaacatatttgaaacaaaaacctTACAACGAAAAGGGCAAAAACTTATAGGTCTACTTCTGAATTATtagaaataagaagaaagaacaaaaaaagcAGTTGGGCTGAATATACAATCCAGTACCTACAGATAGGAATTAAAAACTTCTCGCAGCACGAGATAAGAATGAAAAGATCGTTATAGTTGTATGGAGACATTATTAGTACTGCAAATTACGTAAACACGTAGAGTTCAATTCttatcttgtttttcaatgtctttAGGTCACAAGAGCAATGTCACGTCTAACCATTTAACAGACAGTACTTTGACCTGTAGTGTGTAGTTATCTAGATAACACATCCCTTCATTTGCCTTGGGATTGCAATGCGCAATGCCATAAACTGAGTAAACTGAAGTCATTTAAAAACAAGCGGTAATCATCGACCTCTTGACATGAAAAAATGTTTCGCAAGCTAGTCAGTCAGAAACATGCAATCTGACAGGAGTTACAGTCAGTAGCTGTTATCAGTGTTACAAAACATGGCATTCATTTTCGAGTCGGTGCTTCTTGATCTTTTTGTTGCTCTATCAATTGTCATAGCATTGCTCTATCGTCACTTCACACGCAATTTCAATTTCTGGAAGGATCGTAGAGTGCCTTACGTGAAGCCAGTACCGTTATTTGGAAGTCTCCAAGACGTGGCCTTGCAGAGGGTCAGCATCGGTGTATTTTTGAGGGATGTGTACAATGAACATAAGGGTCAGCCTTACGTAGGAATATACTCTTCGTCACAAATCGCCGTGGTGCTCCGTGATTTGGATTTGGTGAAGAATGTTTTGGTGAAGGACGCGGAAATATTCATCGACCATATATCGGATCTGGACGAGGAACTCGATCCTTTGGCAGGAAGAAGATTATTTTCACTCAAAGGTGAAAGATGGAGACACATGAGAGTGAATCTATCGCCCACGTTTACATCTGGCAAGATGAAGAGAATGTTTTACCTGGTGAATAACTgtggaaaggaactagccaagTATGTGGACAAGGAAACATCTGATGGTGAGTAATTCCGTGTACTCTTGCACAGCCAGACTAGGTGAAACAGTCCATTTTAGGTTCCCTGTATTGGTGAAAAGTAGAGCAAAAGGAGCCATTTATACACAGAGGATCCTTCCCTACTCGTGAAGAAATCACTACTTCCGTCTAGTGGACGACAATGTTGTGATTTCATCCACACGGAAATAGTAATAAACGGCGAACAACACATATTTAACCATGGACTAATACCTACCACATGGAAGCAATATGACGCAGTCTGGAGGGAAAACAACTGTTTGCACATCttattcatattaaaaaaacactCTTTAACATTTATATACAAAAGTTCAGCCTGCAGTCAGGATCGCCCAATTGAAATTCATGCACTTGTATTGTTTTGGCTTCAATTTTTTGCGACTCTTGCTGGCGATTTAAATAAACCAACGTCCTGCGCTAAATGTTAGAGATTTCCGCGACAAATTTTCACGCCTAGGACCAATATCGTCTAAAGTTTATGCAGTTAGAACTCTGCGGTGCGGTATAGGCTTTTCTTATCAACTAACTAGTATGTCTTAATTTCTTGGTTTTATCCTGCATACTCGATGAATTTGGAACCGCAGAATCCGAGCAGTCTTATAGGAATCTTCTTCCCACTGCTGCCACACTCAGTTTTCACAAAATTACAGTACCTACGTAAAAATTAGCTGTTCTAACATGTATCTGTTACTAAATATCTTAACACAACATACTGTACCATAACTAGCCAGGATGTAGGGTCAAGAACGAgtgtacagtaaataaataacacgtACAAAACAGCCGTTAGCCCACCCGACCATCTCATATTGTTTCCATGTAGAGAATCAGTCTGTGAATAACACGTGCTGTTCGTTAGACTACCGGCTTATGTGGATGGAATCATAGCGTTGTCGTTCGCTAGACAGGAGACTGAATTCCCCGCGGGTAGGGAAAAAAACCTCTCTGTATAACAGgagtttttaaattttactagTGCAGTTATTATGAAATTACTTTGTGTATGTCCAGACGTAAGCTTCGCATAGACGTTCaataaaggtaaattattacaatattttgtatgTTCGATCTCTCTTTCAGAAACTCCTGACTCCGAATTTTCATTCCTTTTGCATATAAAGTTGTGTttcaagttatatatatatatatatatatatatgatcaagCGTTTTATGGTCCGTAAAAGTTTTAAAACTTACGATGAGAGATGATAAAGAGTCTGTTTTCACAGGTAAGCCGGTGCAGATTAAGGACGCGATGGCACGGTTCACAACAGACGTCATATCGTCGTGCGCGTTCGGCATTGACAGTAACTCATTCAAGAACCCTAACGCAGAGTTCATTGTGCAGCTTCGCAAACTCTTCGAGTTCTCAATCCTAAGGTCCTTCGCCACAGCCTTGTCTTTCTTTGTGCCGAGTCTGCTCAAGGTATTCAGACTGAGCTATGCGGACAAAAGCGTCAACCAGTTCCTGAGGGAAACGATATGGAGCACCGTAGAATACAGGTTCGTAATTTATTCAAGTTCGCCAACTAAAATCGCCTAGTCTGACAATAGATATAGCCTCAGCTACGTTATATATCATCCTTATTTTTATAGTCAATTTCAtatccattatcattatcataattagtTCATCATTTTAATCTTTATTCCCTTGATCTCCACCGTTTTAATTGTCTTGATTTCCATCGTTATCGTATTATTCCTCACAGTATTAAACATACTAACATACAAATGTCCTTCATAGCTTGttcgtcatcgtcttcatcataTTGATCTACAAGCCTTCATAATCTTGTTCGCCATCGTAATCATACTGCTCTATAAGCATTAATCATCTTGTTCACACCATACTGTTACATACGGATCTACAAGGCTTCATAATCTtgttcaccatcatcatcgtcattttgTTCACCATCGTCTTCACCTTGTTCACCATCGTCTTAATCATACGAATCTACAGGCTTTCATCACCTTGTTCACCGTTGTCTTTATCATCTtgttcatcatcgtcatcattttcTTCACCATTATCTTCACATTGTTAATCATTGTCTTCATCAAATGGATCTACAGGCTTTCATCACCTTGTTCACCATCGTTTTCATCATCTTGTTTACCATCGTGTAGGCTTCACCTCACTAATTTACAAGCGCTCTAAGTTTTGTCCCCCATTGCCTTCACCATATTGATCTGCaagttattgtgatgtaccgaagtagcctacgtatgatatttccgtgcaggaattctgcattaccatatgatgaaggttgGGTGGAAAGGAGaaatattctctccggcaccgggactcgaaccagggttttcatctctacatgctgacgctttatccaccaagtcacaccggattccagttccgatgccggactgaatcctctcagtttaagttccacctcttagtttccctttggtggccaacCTTCATGCACTCATGGTAATGTAGAATtcttgcatggaaatatcatacatatttcggtacatcacaataatatgatatgcgtaaataatcacttagtgatttaagacggcgcttatttcgtcggattccggccacttagtcactcgtaatgagtgcatctctgcacatagtgtgttatACATCgtgttgtgccactgtcacacatctgtgacacagtgcttgAGGGTTCGCcgctaaagggaaactaagaggtggaacttaaactcagAGGATTCAAtcaggcatcggaactggaatccggtgtgacttagtggataaagcgtcagcacgtagagctgaaaatctggattcgagtcccggtgccggagataatttttctccgccgTACCCATCCTTCACCATCTGATCTACAAGCCTTCATCATCTTGTTCCCCAATTTCTTTATAATACTGATCTACAAGTCTTCatcattttagttggttatttaacaatgctgtatcaactacaaggttattcagcgtcgataaATTTGATAGCGACAGGTTATTTGACAAGCTGATTACCTgccattcgtcttacagttgaggaaaactgtGGAGAAAATCCAAACAATCAGCCCAAGCATGAATTGAACCCACACCCAACTGCAGCTCCAGATCAGCGCTACTGCATGAGCTACGTTGATGACTTTCATTATCTTGTTGCCATCGTCTTCATACTGATCTACAAACCTTTATCATTTTGTTCCCATCGTATTCATATTTATCTACAAATCTCCATCATATAGTCATCTTGTCCCCAACGTCATCATGATCTCTATCGTCAACATCGTGAtctatatcatcattatcatcgtggTCTTCAACATCTTCGTAATCGTGTTCTCAATCGTCTAATTATCGCGGTCCCCATCGCCTTCATCATCGCGGTCCCAATAGTCATTAAGTTTCTTCTCCATCGTCATAAACTTAGTCTCCATAGTCATCAATATCGCAGTCTCCATAGTCAACACCACAGTCTTCATCATGAAGTCTACATCACCTTCACATAGTCATTACCTTCATTTCCATACTTTATCATTTCAATCTCCACCGTCTTCGTGTTCTTGGTCACCACAACATTGAgtattttatcaactttatcattattttcatgTCACGTTTGTCTCCTTCGTTCTTGTGGATCTGCTTTAAAGACAGGCATAGGAAACATAATTATAACGATTATGAATAAGTTCGGGACAAGGAAGACACTCAGTTCCCATTAAATGGAAATGATACTTTTTTCATGAATTCTAACAAGTCCACCAACATTTTATTTGGAAATGCTAGCACACTCGAGAATTTCTCTTACAATAGTAATTTCCCTTACAATAATCATCTTCATTTGCGGATTAGGTCATTAGATCTGTTCCGACTTCAGTCCATCGCACCTTGTAATAATAagctatttaattattaattgcagaCACTGCTGAAACTATTAATATTCGTCTACTGCATTAATATGACCTGGCCATTCAATGTCAGaatatttcaatgaaattagtaatttgatgtatttaaaactgattattaatttaatatgttttgtatttgtgtcAGTTTAATAAAAGCACTTCATTGTCTATAAAAATTTTCAACTGaaacagaaatttatttatttatttatttatttatttatttatttatttatttatttatttattttgcgttttctCTTATGGAGAGAGTACTGGAATATTCCCTTTGTTTAATGTTATGAAATAGTCACATAAGAATctacgtttatatatatatatatatatatatatatatatatatatcgtaaatTTTTAAGTAATGAAACGGCatacaagcaaaattgtattattcgaTAGTCTGATTAGCttaatatgttattagtcagcgatgtatgcaatgaagagaAAAGGAACTAGtcaatctattccattatatcctggcttagttgcctcataagtgataccttattggtgtcacttatgaggttccgtcctgtcttcggacagttgactaaccagCAGTAAAACGTTCCAAAATTGGCATTATGatgaaatgttacattattgttgtttagtcaactatccagtggcgtatactggttaaagggtttgggctaccactgaccctattattacacaaaatatattttaaagtccctataataaaattccttacttatttatgtctgaattccagacgtcttgattgggacgaaaatactttgatgacttcgtcattgaaattacagttgggccacttgcaaagtttctgtagaaatgacttttcaatggatattagtgccaaaccggataaacgttcttgtctatgagttgatctacagtaggattttattctcttcaacgcagaaaatgttctttctaccgatgctgacgtagctggtattgtcacaattaatgttgccaatttaaggacttcaggaataacttggttcagctggttttcatatatggcagataatatttcatggatagatttgttcgaaaaatcaaagacttctgctgaatatattacacttaactcatttttcaaacgtacttgatcaaagtgactgttataggactgaaataatttgtttagtgcctcattcgggaagttttctctataagcagaaaatttttgagaatctagaagatgtgtgaactgaagctttccataatcagaaaatctgtcagtaatttccatgtgcatacgatctagtatgctgtagtacagctgcctgtatttcaattcatcatctccttttcttcgctttaatggtggttccattgtattggctgaagaattttcattttccatattactccatatggacggaaacccactgcgtctgaactcggatatagtatttttttttttaactttgatacctcttgcaagtagtatgctatgtctagactttttgtctgaaggatattgtagagcacatctgtatgtgcgaacactctagcatagacttcaagaagaaatatattctgaaactgtgtgaaaaaattcaaatattcttGAGCTTGCACATATACAGCATCATcgcagttttcttcagagtcattagaaatgatatttttaaagaaagcagtccgtttttctctgtattcctttactgtatttacaagccgagatgtaaaattcaatctagttggtgctacttttgggagtttcttgttcataaattcctcgagttttctgatcttttaggagatgatgagaaaaatgcagctaaacccgacagtgttttgaaaaacatgcggcattctggaatggctgaagtagtttgttgcaaaactaaattgaggacatggctgtaacaatggacaaatagtgcttgaggatacttttcttgaacttttgtttttaagccattaatatttcccgccataactgaagcatcatcgtatgtctgtgcaattaacttattgccgacattgtattctgctataacaccttccacatgctgaaacaaagcagcagcggttttgtccgaactgacatttgtgactcccataaaccgttcttgaacattggcagtactgtcgacgtatcttaaaacagtggacaattgactctgattagagcagtaacttgtttcatcaacaacaatggccacaaaaggttttatgttctttatcataaccccacttatagcaaatattatgtcattctgaattgcaggagaagtaccacgaaatactgttgaactctcaagatgattggccagtaaatggtcaaatttacttaaggaacttaaatattcaatataatttcctatattgtctgattccacactctcgttatgaccccgaaaagccaattcttgttttcctagaaagcagactgcgttaataagatgcagtaaaatctcccgatttttttttcacaagagcattgtattggttgatatgtagagctttttgcttatctagctgtaaatcaattcttgtcttcccaaagtttgcaaagttcatgctactacaaatatgagcttttgatttgtcgtattctaggactgccattcgaagggagttcatattagaaaacccctcttttgaccacacattagtttcgcggctaaataacaaacatggccagcaaaatagtttagacagtttagaactaccacacaaccaattccacttaccatatgatgttgaagtgaaatggtgtGTGTAcgctcgctgtttttcttttacgtccatggacaaatttaactcaggagttggtctttccattttcacaatttcaactttctcgttgtatgtacgacggttaaaaggcacttttaataaaccttctattacacagtcattttcaacacaaacctctccaga
This region of Periplaneta americana isolate PAMFEO1 chromosome 13, P.americana_PAMFEO1_priV1, whole genome shotgun sequence genomic DNA includes:
- the LOC138711924 gene encoding cytochrome P450 6j1-like, whose protein sequence is MAFIFESVLLDLFVALSIVIALLYRHFTRNFNFWKDRRVPYVKPVPLFGSLQDVALQRVSIGVFLRDVYNEHKGQPYVGIYSSSQIAVVLRDLDLVKNVLVKDAEIFIDHISDLDEELDPLAGRRLFSLKGERWRHMRVNLSPTFTSGKMKRMFYLVNNCGKELAKYVDKETSDGKPVQIKDAMARFTTDVISSCAFGIDSNSFKNPNAEFIVQLRKLFEFSILRSFATALSFFVPSLLKVFRLSYADKSVNQFLRETIWSTVEYREKNSIVRGDFLDSLIELRKRGNEAEKNPPTEETDTPVFTLEGDDFVAPAFGFLMAGFETSSSTMCFALYELALQPNLQERLRTEILEVMEKYDNEVTYDGIQEMKYLDMVVSETLRKYPILPFLDRKNMKDYDLPHPSGKGTVTIPAGTGVYIPLLGTQYDPDIFPDPDRFDPERFSEQNKNSFNSYAYLPFGEGPRFCIGKRFGLMQTKTGLIHLFSRYEVSPCKETPVPLVMNKKAFVVASVEAIPLTFKRLAT